CTTCCGTGGACCCAACTATTCGGTGGTAAGTGCCTGCGCCAGCAGTACCAATGCCATGATCGATGCCATCAACCTGATCCGCCTGGGTAAGGCCGATATTATTGTAACCGGGGGCAGTGAGGCGGTGATCAGTGAAGCCGGGGTAGGCGGGTTTAATGCCATGAAGGCCATGAGTGAGCGCAACGATGATCCAACAACCGCCAGTCGCCCTTACGATAAAGACCGGGATGGTTTTGTAATGGGTGAAGGCGCCGGAGTCCTGATCTTTGAAGAACTGGAACATGCACAAAAGCGCGGTGCCCGCATTTATTGTGAAGTGATTGGCGGCGGCGCCACGGCGGACGCCCATCATATAACCGCCCCGCACCCCGAAGGGCTGGGTGCCAAGAATGTAATGATCGAGGCCATGAAAGATGCCAATATTCAGCCCGCCGATGTGGACTATATTAATACACACGGTACCTCTACACCCCTGGGTGATATTGCGGAAACAAAGGCCATACTGGAAGTATTTGGTGCCCATGCATATGAGCTTAACATCAGCTCTACCAAAAGTATGACTGGCCATTGTTTAGGCGCGGCGGGTGTCATTGAAGCCATTGCCTGTATCAAAAGCGTGATACATAATATTGTACCGCCGACGATTAACCATTTTACCGACGACCCTGAACTGGACCCAAAATTGAACTTTACGTTTAACAAGGCGCAGGAGCGCACCATCAATGTGGCACTGAGCAATACCTTTGGGTTTGGCGGTCATAATGCCTGTGTCATTGTAAAAAAATATTCATAGTCATCTGTGAATTTTATAAGAGGGATTTTTAAGGAAAAAAATGATGCCGCCTTAAAAAGGCAGTTGCGAAACATATTGGGATTTGCACCCGATAATATTTCTTTATACAAAACAGCACTGACCCATCGCTCGCTTGGAGAAAACGTAGATGAAAATAACGAGCGGCTGGAATACCTGGGCGATGCCGTGTTAAGTGCCCTGGTGGCCGATTATCTTTTTAAACGATATCCTTACCAGGGGGAGGGCTTTTTAACCGAAATGCGCAGCAAAAT
The sequence above is a segment of the Niabella agricola genome. Coding sequences within it:
- the fabF gene encoding beta-ketoacyl-ACP synthase II yields the protein MEFKRIVVTGMGALTPLGNTVDDYWNGLINGVSGAAPITLFDASKFRTRFACEVKHFDPTHFLDKKEARKVDRFTQFALVASDQAVKDAGLTKENINPDRIGVVLGSGIGGLITFQHEVMDFAKGDGTPRFNPFFIPKMILDIAAGQISMRHNFRGPNYSVVSACASSTNAMIDAINLIRLGKADIIVTGGSEAVISEAGVGGFNAMKAMSERNDDPTTASRPYDKDRDGFVMGEGAGVLIFEELEHAQKRGARIYCEVIGGGATADAHHITAPHPEGLGAKNVMIEAMKDANIQPADVDYINTHGTSTPLGDIAETKAILEVFGAHAYELNISSTKSMTGHCLGAAGVIEAIACIKSVIHNIVPPTINHFTDDPELDPKLNFTFNKAQERTINVALSNTFGFGGHNACVIVKKYS